The Montipora capricornis isolate CH-2021 chromosome 3, ASM3666992v2, whole genome shotgun sequence genome window below encodes:
- the LOC138042304 gene encoding meiosis-specific nuclear structural protein 1-like — MRGALLSLLIMKKTILCQQERTIQENREALLLLEKSKVDIMNEVARANHEIDELKTKLAKKNSLLKNSQDFQDTLLLQAEKLRFEKEQLNQRCENVINEMKDRLRVKDSAIGQVREEIDKYMKLQKEVKQRNEVLKRRLEKREKIVTGLKTKLTMLTTWSVRSGSVSQIVQ, encoded by the coding sequence ATGCGCGGTGCTTTGTTGTCCCTTCTGATCATGAAGAAGACAATACTTTGTCAACAGGAGCGGACTATCCAAGAAAATAGAGAAGCACTGCTTCTGCTAGAGAAGAGCAAGGTCGACATCATGAACGAAGTCGCTAGAGCAAATCACGAAATCGACGAACTAAAGACGAAGCTTGCTAAGAAGAACAGTTTATTAAAAAATTCCCAAGACTTTCAGGATACACTTTTGCTTCAGGCAGAGAAACTGAGATTTGAGAAAGAGCAGTTAAATCAGCGATGCGAGAATGTTATAAATGAAATGAAGGATCGATTGCGAGTGAAAGATAGTGCCATCGGACAAGTACGCGAAGAAATCGATAAATACATGAAACTACAAAAGGAGGTCAAGCAAAGAAATGAAGTGTTGaagagaagacttgaaaaaagggagaagattGTGACTGGACtgaaaacaaagttaacaatGTTGACGACATGGAGTGTACGTTCTGGGAGCGTGTCGCAGATTGTGCAATGA
- the LOC138042303 gene encoding lamin-like protein, with protein sequence MAAGELMTTLPSVKQESYHDVNGAISKDQTESIKECVEQSLSWEVVEDFEYIEMAATDTKIAGRRKVTLPDGASTATKSRALKPERYSYNTMNTEHLKLPKQSTNRPEIVKSSLGPPNRNFTSQVCRSESTKMAMPSSLSLRQRSMTESCLLVSPETARNTVVGKSFRENLSLIYRQNKEMKKLEYDNVASRQALKNAQDLINSLKAKIEKRNKYIKERNLMEGDLVRDLEALRRERDEKLLEYRSIMKTMNQALASKDEALEEIEAERKRMESVYQEHLRENTDLMRKMEGREKQITQLKEKTEKATKWKANARI encoded by the coding sequence ATGGCAGCGGGAGAATTGATGACAACTTTGCCCTCAGTTAAACAAGAAAGCTATCACGACGTGAATGGTGCTATTTCAAAGGACCAGACAGAAAGTATAAAGGAATGCGTAGAGCAAAGTCTCTCATGGGAAGTTGTGGAAGATTTTGAGTACATTGAAATGGCAGCAACGGATACGAAAATTGCCGGCCGCCGAAAAGTCACGCTTCCCGATGGAGCAAGTACTGCAACGAAATCCAGGGCACTGAAACCGGAACGATACAGCTATAACACGATGAACACGGAACATTTAAAGCTTCCTAAGCAAAGTACCAATCGACCAGAGATAGTGAAATCTTCGTTGGGACCACCAAATCGTAATTTTACGTCTCAAGTTTGTAGGAGCGAGTCGACAAAGATGGCGATGCCATCGAGTTTATCCCTGCGGCAGCGATCCATGACTGAATCTTGTTTGCTGGTTTCCCCTGAAACAGCTAGGAATACAGTTGTAGGGAAGTCGTTTCGGGAAAACTTAAGTTTAATATATcgtcaaaacaaagaaatgaaaaagcttGAATACGACAACGTGGCCTCTAGACAGGCGTTAAAAAATGCACAAGACTTGATCAACAGTTTGAAAGCCAAGATTGAAAAGCGAAATAAATATATCAAAGAAAGAAATCTAATGGAGGGAGACCTTGTGCGTGACCTTGAAGCTTTACGACGAGAAAGAGATGAAAAGTTATTGGAGTATCGATCAATAATGAAAACGATGAACCAAGCTCTTGCGTCGAAAGACGAAGCTCTCGAGGAGATTGAGGCAGAGAGAAAAAGAATGGAAAGTGTTTATCAAGAGCACTTAAGAGAAAATACTGATCTAATGAGAAAAATGGAGGGAAGAGAAAAACAGATAACACAGTTGAAGGAAAAGACtgagaaagcaacaaaatgGAAGGCAAATGCTCGAATCTAG